From a single Budorcas taxicolor isolate Tak-1 chromosome X, Takin1.1, whole genome shotgun sequence genomic region:
- the RTL3 gene encoding LOW QUALITY PROTEIN: retrotransposon Gag-like protein 3 (The sequence of the model RefSeq protein was modified relative to this genomic sequence to represent the inferred CDS: inserted 1 base in 1 codon; substituted 2 bases at 2 genomic stop codons) has protein sequence MMEDLAASYIALKSENEILQAQVQQLMEENTALQSLIPELQKPQAAKEDEPLQETQRPPESPGFSSRAWRSQKPSEAKEPQKLPMAQEDHKPSEFKEAQKSSDTQNAPAGQEPQKLEPRHSPNAQELQEAPKCQDTSRHLEFFEFPAPQELQDPKDAQEFLGLITSKESLDSLTATETTASEFPQSSNELDAEAFLLEYSLAFSRDIQKIPEFLVQLKSSMRVRGCLYPTKAALVSFVGNYFLGKEEKWFQPLVDIQSPLLEQFESSMQVLQDAFDNPENMEDANHHIHKLFQREDHVHQYATHFHLIIQEQKWXESTLCIQFQEGLASSIXSELSHTSPATNLSDLITQYISIEEKLSGKPDPSPQDASPSEERAGLQSLPTEKQPVQASSCHQHLNEAEXACCCEGHLCLYCGHSGHFTRDFPVKPHHAQQMGNIEVLQQGGTRAGQSTNMHPPHFQYPYFVHHGLLLKSDWEDDSSLSKLQWIQAPTETALTTLWFFKRNCPSP, from the exons ATGATGGAGGACTTAGCAGCTTCCTATATTGCTCTGAAATCAGagaatgaaattctgcaggcACAAGTGCAGCAGCTGATGGAGGAAAATACTGCCTTGCAGTCCCTCATTCCAGAACTCCAGAAGCCCCAAGCAGCCAAGGAGGATGAACCACTCCAGGAGACCCAGAGACCCCCAGAGTCCCCTGGATTTTCTAGCA GAGCCTGGAGATCCCAAAAGCCCTCGGAGGCCAAGGAGCCTCAGAAGCTCCCAATGGCCCAGGAGGACCATAAACCCTCAGAATTCAAGGAGGCTCAGAAGTCCTCAGATACCCAGAATGCCCCAGCAGGCCAGGAGCCCCAGAAATTAGAGCCCCGGCACTCCCCAAATGCCCAGGAGCTACAGGAGGCACCAAAATGCCAAGATACCTCTAGACACCTGGAATTCTTTGAGTTTCCTGCTCCCCAGGAGCTCCAGGATCCTAAAGATGCCCAGGAATTCCTAGGACTCATAACATCCAAGGAGTCCCTGGACAGTCTAACAGCTACTGAAACAACAGCTTCAGAGTTTCCACAGTCTTCCAATGAGTTAGATGCTGAAGCTTTCCTCCTAGAATATTCTTTAGCCTTCAGTAGGGATATCCAGAAGATTCCTGAGTTTCTGGTTCAATTGAAGAGTTCCATGAGAGTCAGAGGGTGCCTGTATCCCACCAAAGCAGCTCTGGTAAGCTTTGTTGGCAACTATTTCTTAGGTAAAGAAGAAAAGTGGTTCCAGCCATTAGTAGATATCCAAAGCCCCCTGCTGGAGCAATTTGAAAGTTCCATGCAAGTGCTTCAGGATGCTTTTGACAATCCAGAAAATATGGAAGATGCCAACCACCACATCCATAAGCTCTTCCAACGAGAGGACCATGTCCACCAGTATGCAACCCACTTCCACCTCATTATTCAAGAACAAAAAT GTGAAAGCACTCTCTGCATCCAATTTCAGGAAGGGCTTGCCAGTTCTATCTGAAGTGAACTGTCTCACACAAGCCCAGCTACCAATCTGTCTGATCTGATCACCCAATACATCTCCATAGAAGAGAAGCTAAGTGGTAAACCTGATCCAAGTCCACAAGATGCAAGTCCCTCTGAGGAGAGAGCTGGCCTCCAGAGTTTACCAACTGAAAAGCAGCCAGTGCAGGCTTCAAGCTGTCACCAACACCTCAATGAAGCTGAATGAGCCTGTTGCTGTGAAGGCCACTTGTGCCTCTACTGTGGACATTCTGGTCATTTCACCAGAGATTTCCCTGTCAAGCCTCATCATGCCCAGCAGATGGGAAACATTGAGGTCCTGCAGCAAGGGGGAACCCGGGCGGGCCAATCTACAAATATGCATCCCCCTCACTTCCAATATCCATATTTCGTACACCATGGTTTACTGTTGAAATCCGACTGGGAAGACGACAGCTCTTTGAGCAAGCTACAGTGGATTCAGGCTCCTACAGAAACAGCATTGACCACTCTGTGGTTCTTCAAGAGAAACTGCCCATCACCGTAA